The window ACAGTTCTGAATTTGGAGGGTTTGAACCTGATAGACCTGAATTCGAAactcttccctccatctcttgacggttagtttcctcatctgttaaatgaaggatTTGACTAGGTGGCTTCCAGATTGACCTCCAGCTCTTGATGTATGATCTGCCCTTTGTACTTTTAGGCCTGCGGGGACAGACTGAAACCCCATGGAATGGTGACGTCTGAATCTCTGCCACTGGCATCTTCCCTGTTCATCTAGGTAGCTATGACTGAAAGAGCTCGAACGTTACCCTCACCCCCAAGTTTCTGGACACTTTCTGAACCCACCATCAGTAAGCCACAAGGAAACAACTCTTGCTTCACTGGAAGCTGGGCCACTTATAACCAGATCCCTAGCATCTCATGACCCAGATCCTGGGCTCAGAGGAGGCAGTGGAGGAAGGGGCCTTGGAAAAGGCCTTCTCAATGACTGTActaatttgagaaaaaaatgtgCTGAGGTGCTAATCCCTAAGGATTGAAAACTCGGTAAAGAATCTCCCCTGGGAGGCAACTGTTTAAGCTGTCTTAGTTAGGAATAATAAAAGTCCCAGTTTGCTTCCCCCAAAATGGTTCACGTCAATTAAGATATTTACCGAGCACGTGGACACATGTGGACAAATACCCACACATACATTAGTGCCTTCCCCTTTCGGAGTATCTGCTCTGTCTACTCTGTACTTATTTTGTGAGTACTGAGTTACTGGAATATTGTCACCCTCGTTAGAATGGAAGCCTCTTGAGGAGAGGCAATATTTTTGCCCTTCTTGTATCCCCAGATCTTAGCACaaaacctggcacatagttaatatttaataaattcttgtcttGACGTCATATagatacacactatatatacctCATACAAATATCCAGCAATCTgattttctgggggaaaaatgacCAAATCACATCCCTGTGTCACCCCCCGCCCCCATATGCAGATCTGTGGCCTTTTCACAGACTATGGCTAAAGAAGCTTTGAAATCAGCCACTGAAAAGGCCAATGGATCCCAAGTAGAGGAACCCAGTTAGAATACCATCCCTGGCCATTTTTCAGCTATACCACCTTGTACAAAGGgtctctgggcctctatttcccCCTTTGGAAAATAAGAAGTAAGAGGCAAGACTAGGTGATATTTATGGTCCCTTCAAGTTCCAAAAATGCTGATCCTAAGGATTCCAGGAACATCCAgctaaagaggcaaaagactccTGGTGGACATATTGACAATAGATGTATTAAAAGATCAATAGTTTAAAAGTTATTAAtgtagagaaggggaagggaacaatcatttatgaagcacttagtaTCTgtctggcactatgctaagcactttacaaataccatctcatctcatcctcacagctctgggagataggtgctattatcatcctaaattttttatagttgagggaattgaggcaaatgggggttaagtgacttgtccaaggtcatgcagctagtaagtatctgaggccagatttgaactcaaatcttgaggcccagtgttctattcactgccaTACCTAggagaaatagtaaaaaaaaattattattgttgtctgagagacagcatgagtgtcatcatctctaaaatgaaatgaCTGACCTGCATGCCTTCTGAGTGAAATCCTTTGATGTAATGAATGGacagagcattggccttggactCAGAAAGAACGGGACCTGAGGCCTGCCTTAGAGCACCctacctgggtgaccctaggcaagtcatttcatgtgTTTGGGCTTCAGGTTCCTCAGCTAGGATCATAATGGCTGTTAAATTGACCTCCTGGGATGGttatgaaaaatcaaaagaaataatcaacATATGGTATTTTACGAACCACAAATAACTCTAAGTGACAGACATTTTTATTGTCTAAGGGCAAAGGCCTCCTCCAGCCCTACCATGCTCAGCAAGCATTCAtcattaaacaaaacaaagagaggcGCAAttttaggcactgtgttaaaattttccccagaaatacacttttccttcctttttccagaAATGCCCTGAAAGTTATGGGGAACCTATTTAGAGATGTACAGATGTGGCAACTTGAGATCAGATGTGTTTCTAAGAAATCGAGTAAACTCCCAAGGGAAAAGAGCACCCAGGGCTGGggaattatcttttgttttagaAGCTAAGAGTAGGATAAGGACTTAATGAATTACCTAAAACCGTGACCATGTCATCTAAATGAACGAATGAAGgcacagatggacagatggatagatggatagacagatggatggatggatggatcgatggatggatggatggatggatggatggatggatggatggatggatggatggatggatggatggatggatggatggatcaatggatggatgggtggatggatgggtaggtggatgggtggatggatagatggatggacggatggatggatggatggatggatggatggatggatggatggatggatggatggatggatggatggatggatggataggtgggtgGGGGGATGAGAAAAACCATCATTAAAGACTTATAATCTATCAAgcatagtgctaagcactggggatatggaAAAAACAAAGGTAGTCCTacttcaatgagataatattctatGAGAAGAAGAAACAATTCATGCAGAGGAACGGAGCTCATTGCTATCATTTGTAGACACCTTTAAGTTTTGTTGATTGCCTTTTGTTTGGCAGTCTGGCCATGGAGATGGAGGGAACATAGAGGAATAAGTCAGCCTACTCCTTCCAGGAATGGTGCTAAGTGGAATTTTTCATGCTTCATAATGGTTCCAGAAGTGGGTGGGAGGGGCCGGTTGGGAAGGGCAGGTGATGTGGGCTCTGGTGTGGGCAGTCAGATGTGGAGATGGCTAGAAGGAATGCCAGAAGTGAAGTataactggggttttcttgaaatggcATCCCAGGAAGACATTCCCACCAGCTGAGCAGGGCTCTAGGGTAGATGTTCCTCTAGGGTATGGTTGCTGGTATGGGTGGGGAGGTGACTGCAGAGAAGACAGAGGAGAAGGTGCCCAGAGAGaggcccattccacttttgggcaGTTCTAAATGcttctatttacttttttgggAGATAACTTATTAGTATAATGATGTAATTCTACAAATTGTTCCCTTCAGCAAGAAGAAAAACATCTTTCCCCAGCCCATGTATCTTTAGAGAATTCTGTACAGATGACAGGCTAACTCCTTGCCAAGCCATTGACCTAAAGGCAAATACACAAATTGATAAGCATATTGGATTTCTGAAGGGCTGCTGCCTAATCAGAATCCCAGCCCTTGGTGGGAAAAGATCTCAGCGACCCCTAGTCCATCAGTCTCCACTATAACACACTCAATGATTCACCCCATCATTTGTGTGCACCTCCAAGGAAGGAAGATTCACCACCTCTCAAAGTAACCTACTGCACTCTTGTGCTTCTGAAGTGTGTCCACTTTTACCTCCACAGTGTCACTTGcatccatctctttctccctcttcttatgGTCTTCCTATTTCAGACTCTCATCCCCTCTCATTTCTTCTATTACAAAAGCTTCCTATGTGGTCTCCCAGCTTCTGATCCTCCTCCTTTTCACTCCATTTTCCACATGGTTGACAAATGAAcgccgccccccccaaaaaaaaacacacatgaaTTTAACTATGTCTTCCCTCTGCTCAGAGGCTTTCAGTGCCCCGAGGATAACCCTCAAACTCCTCAGTCTGACTTTTAAAAGGCTCCGCGCCACCCAGCTTTCCTCTGTGGGTCTAACTTCTTTCCTATTGGTTGGCTTCGTGCTTTTTATATCCCAGCCAAACTGGAAATCCCATCTCCTACTTCCACGAATTCCATTCTGCAGGGACTCCCTTCTCATCACCACCTCCTGGGATACTTAACTGCTTTCAAGACTCATTTCTAGTAGCCTCCCCTCATTACCCACATTGTCGGGGCTCTCTCCCCTGTATTTTCTTTGTCCTAGACTTATCCGTGGACGTGCTTTTTCCTTCAGTAGAGTGCATGTTCCTGAGGGCAGGCACCATTTCCTTTCTGTCCtgagaaatgctttttttataCTAAATGGAATTGAATTGCAAAATACTGTGTAAGTGAAATACTGGAATAAATAAATTCTGAActaagagggaaggagggaggaaggaaacaagcatttataaagtacccaTTGTGTGtcagcactttaaaatattatctcatttgaccctcacaaattTGGAAGGTCAGATGCTatcaatatccccattttatagtcggaaactgagccaaacaatggttaatgacttgcccagggtcacccagctaataagtgtctgaggtaggatttgaacttggatcttcctggcttcaggtccagtgctctatctgttgtACCAGATACAGCAGAGATGGGCTTTACAACTTCATATATTGAATACTCTGGTTTATATGCTAAAAACAATGGGACGATAAAAGGGACCACTCAGGAAAAGCCACCTAAATTGAAATAATAGATGTTTTATTGTAACTTAAAATGCATTTCCTAGacagtgagaaaaaaaacaagaacagagTAAAAATTAACAGACACATAGGGCAAAAAAGACACCCTGACAATCCCCTCATGTCAAATATGTCCATATAATATGAGGTAAACAAGCTTGTCATTTATGTTCATTCTAGACATGAGCATCCTGAAcaccatgggggaaaaaaaagatgcttcaCACACAAAACCCACTGGtgagtttttgtttctttctttataacTGTCCTTATCAGCCAACACCTCATGGGGACCCTGGGGCAAGGTACAGAAATTCCTGCAGACTATGGGAGGGGAGTCCAAAAGTTCTATCCAGAGCCATTAGCACCCTGTAGGGGTGCCCAGATCTCTCCATTTCTGGGTTTTCCCCATCTACAGAAGGGTCAGCTATTTCTCTCCCTGGGACATTTTGAGGCAATtcatgattgtaaagtgctttagatGCCTCAGAAGGAAGACAAcggagaaatacaaaataaaatttcatatcaTATTCTTCCAAAACAATTAGGAAAGAATTTTGGCACTAGGGAGGGGGTAATCCCCATTTAAGAAGCCATCTGTGGCTCTTTGAAACCTCTTCAATGCCTCAgtggtttctttctcttttttgaacaTCAAGAGAATGATTTTTCCCCACTAGAAATACCTTAGAGCAATGTGGACTTGTTAaatgcctctttttctttctaagaTGGGTTTCCTAGGACTAGCTGGGCCAAAGCACTAATTTctcattcctcctccccacctaACCAATGTCCTCACCCCCAATACCCATGGTTCCCCTCCAGTCTGAAGACAAGCTTTGTAAACAGTTATGGAAAAAATGGGCACATCTGTAGCAGCAATCACTTCATCTGGCAGATGTGCAAATGTGCAACTGGGCTGTGTTCAAATTCAATGGAAGGCTCCCATTTGCACTAATGGAATGATCAAAATCCAGATTTCCAATTTGgaaacatagaaagagaaatgccaccCTCCCACCTGGCCCCTTCCTTGGCAGAACATCTGTTGAGTGGGTGCCACTTAATAAGAGTGGGTAATATTTTGTTTAGCAAACAATGTAGACCAGGTGTCAGTGACAGCAGCATGCTGGGAGCTCACCTGCCCCtctgcaaactccttgaggccagggaacTGTGCTgtatatgtgctcagtgggaTGCTGAATGAACTTGACACTtaggaaacaaaaaataagacGGTATCACAGTATCCCAACAGGGACTGTCATCTGGCTCAGCTGCCATTTTGAATGCCCCTTTCCAGAAAAATTTTCATTCCCTGGTGAATTTGGGTTGCTTCTCTTGatcagtttttaaaacaaaacttagAGCAGTTAATCAGCTTACATTACCAAGAGAAGAAGGGATCCAGAAGATCCCCATGGCATCTGTGCGCATCACATTAGACTGGCTGCTTCACAGTTTGAAATGCAGAAGACTTCCCTACTGGGTATCTCATTGTGGGTTTGCCAAAGTGGGCAGGGAAATGTCACTCCTCGATGCAGAGAGGTATCTCCTCATGCCATCCAAGTTTGCTACCATTTCAAGACCTTGGGGAAGCAGTAGCAAAGGAGACCCCACTTAATGGGCAACCAGAAATACAGCCAAATGAggttgggggagaaggaaggtgaTGGCTGGTAAGAGCCAGCCACTGGGAGATTGGTCTAATCAAAAAAGGGTCTTGACTACTTGAGCCATTTGCAAAATCTCTTGAGGACTTTGCTAGAGAGAGAGCAGAAGGTGGTGATAAGAGGCATCCCAGTGCTCCGCTATGCTTGAGATGCAGCTTGGTACACAGAACGCTTTGGGACTGGCTCGGCGCTGTCTCTGTGACACATGTTCTCCCAAGGCAAGGCAGCGAGCAGCAGAACCAACCCGCCGACCAGGACACAAAATCCGCTAAAGTAGAATGCGAGGTCGTAGTTCTGTTTCCAGTCATAAAATGAACCTGCCAAAAAGAACCACGGATGGATGGGTCATTTCCCCTCCAATTCCCCAGAATGAATCTGCCCTGTGCCCTCTGTCAGCACCCTCTCCCACTGGAAATGGCTTTGTAAATGCTTTCTCCATGGTGTACTGGCTAGAGTATGGAGCAAGTGGCTGGGCAAGCCCTgagatcaaatcccacctcagacaggtattagctctgtgaccccggacaagtcacttcatttctctcaaGCAACTCCCCAAGGGTCATGAGCTGAGATGGTTGAGGGCACTCCACATACAGTGTTCTGGGCAGATGAAATCATACCTCTTCTACCTAGGTATGTTGTACTTACCTGTTTGTGGATTATATTCCTCATAGTAGACAGAAGCTCCTTTGACTTACAGAtggcaagtggatagagcacctagcttggagtcaggaagacctaagttcaaatttgacctcagacacttacttactagctgagtgaccctgagcaagtcatttaactcctgtcTGCCtcatctttcctcatctgtacagtaaggataataatagcacctacctcccggggtggttgtgaggattaaaggtgataatatttgtaaagcgcttagcatagcacctggaacatggtaggtgctatataaatggtggtcatttttttctattcctggCCCCAACTCAGTAGGGATTTTTCAGTGAAGAAACTCCTTTGGCCAATATAGATCAGCATTTTCTCAGTGACTTAGATCTGAATGACTTGTCTAGGTGACTGAGAAGGATAAGTAGCTTTCTCAGTCACATGGCCAGTATATCTGAGTCAAGCCTTCCGAACTCTAAGTCCCAGACCCTGCCCACTAAACCATGGCACTTCCCACTAAGGATATTATTATGGAtgctttacagatggggaaactgaggctgggagagatgAAGTTTGATGACTTGTCTATAGTCATGCCAGCCTGGTATCCATTGTGCCAGGCTGTCATGTCACATGTCgaatacttaagaaatgcttgttgaaatgaagTGAGAGGCAATAAGGATTCAAAATCAAATCCAGACTGTGTATTCAACTAGGTGTATTGGGGAGAGCAGTGTGGTCTAAGGGGAAAGAGCCATgactttggagttagaagacctgcaTTAGGGTCCTAAATTGACTCATCATTAACCTAGAAGTAGCACAATGGAATACaatgggtgctgccctgggggtTAGGAGGATCCGGGCTCAAATCACACACTACTGAAAGTAACTTCTGGACCCCTGGCCAAGTCACCAGGACCTGTTtgtttatctggaaaatgggaatgatgatgatggtggtggcaccaagggttgttgtgagggacaaatgagatcacagatataAAGCCCTTGACAAACCCCAAGTCCTTTTATCATTGTTTACTGCTCTATATTTAAGGTTAGCCCTATAAAGATCAACTTCTGTCTTCTACACCAAGTCCTTCCTGATCCATCAAGCCCCCATGGCTAGTATCCTCTCTCCCAAACTAgcttgtactttaaaaaaaattattccaagaGAAATATACATGTTGCCTGGCCTGATAGAATGGAAGTCCCTTGGGGGCAGGAAAAGTTCAATTTTGTTCTCGTATCCCCAGtttgtagcacagtgcctggcacgtagtaggcagtTAATCAATGCTTGTCAATTGACTATTGATCAGCGATCACTATtaactgtgggaccttgggcaagttacttaagctcttggcctcggtttcttcaacagtaaaatgaggtagttggacctgatgatttctaagattctttccaattctaaattctaGCATAAATGAATAAATCAGTGAACAAGCATTGCTCAAGAAATCACTACGGGCCAGGCCCCATGTAAGATGCtgccaaacaaaaacaatggctCTAGCTTTCCAGATTCATTATATATTACTTCCCTCATGACTGTCTATGGTCCATGCAAAATGACCTTCTCTCTCTACTATATGCCCTCAACACAACACTGTAACATCTTTTCTCTGGGATTGTGAAAACAGATTTTATAACACTCTTGAAACAATAGGTTTTTCCTCAAGTGCTAGGGAAGGAGGTAATGGTATGTTGGCTCTACAGATGGCTTCTTTACCCAGTAGGCAATGTAGAACCTTAGCTACAATAGATGTCATGATTTcttaattctattttctaaacCAATCAGGAGGTAGCCAGGTGgaaagtcaggagacctaggtttaaatgGCAGTTCCAACACCACCTGGCCcatagcaaatcacttaacctcacagaATCTCAACttactcatccataaaaatgggaataatggtatTTTCACTACTGACACAAGTGGGTGGTTTGAGGAAGATAGCTCATACCCCTGAAAGCCAAAGCTGTCATTATCAAGCCCTCAAATCAACTCTTAGAGCTGAGATACTTGCACAAAAAATCAGAGTGAATGGGTGAAGTAGAGGAAAGGAAGCCAGGCTAAGAGAGGAGCTCCCCTGGGGTGCCCTGGTTCAGAGCCTATAGGTCATCTAGAAGCTTGATCTTTGAGTTAATTCTTCTGTTTCTCTGCTGCTGAAGGACTACAAGTGTTTTCAAGCTGCTCAAAATTTGCTGTCCTAGAAGAAGCCCTTACTTATCATCCTACCCTAGTTTAGGTTTAAAGCACTTCCATTTCACCTTAATCTAGGGCATACAAATGCATACAATCATTGTCAAGGGCTGACTCCCAACTTCCTTCAGTAAGATAAAAGTTCCCTGAAGGTGAATAAGGATTatctcttttttgtgtttgtatcttcATTGCATAGCACAGTGCCACCCTACCTCCAATCACTTTATAtagttttcatatatatatggaCAGGTTGCTTCCcaagatagaatataagctttctgagggcagTATCTGTATCTGACTTTTGTCTCTGGATCAACAGTGACTGGTTCAtagttaataaattattgttggttGTTTGATTGATaagtaacaaaagaaaacatattttgcTGATTTTCATTATgaccaaacccccccaaaacttaCCAACAATGGGCGGTCCCACGCTATTTCCAAGTCCTGCAAAGAACATTAAAATCCCATAGGCATGGGTCAATTTCTCAATTCCCACAGTCTTGGTAGTCACATATGGAAAGATGGACCAATTGCCAGTTAAAAACCCTATCAGTCCAGAAAGTATTGCAAATGAGATATAACTTTTGGCAAAGGGAATAGCAAACAAGGTCCCGCTCATCAACACCAAGGTGGCCGTGTAGAGATATACAGTGTTGATAAACTTGAAATCAGCCACCACTCCTAAGATCAACTTTCCAACAGCTGTCAAAATGCCAATGATTGAAACCAGGGGCACGATAAATTCTTCCTCCTTCACATTCGCAGTTCTGGCAACATCTTCTATTAGCAGCAGAGGCGGAAAGCCCCCAACATCAAGAAGAAAGATGGCGATGAAAAGTGCAGTGAAGACTCTGTTCTTGAATAACTCGCCTGTCTCTTTCCAGTAGTTCTGAAATAGCTGCCATTTTCTCTTAGCCAGCTGTTTGCAAAAATACTTCTGTTCCACGACTTTCTGTTTGTAAGCATCAGTTTCTTTTGTCTGCACAGTGGCTAACTCCTTCTCATGGAATGAACTCTCGGGTTTGGAGTCACTAATGGCCAAAGGTCTCACAAATTTCTCTTCACTGTAGCCTTTTTCAAAAATGTTAACATTGTCCTCCAgggtcttttctttctcattgtaTATGGAGTATTTGGCTGAAACACTTTCGACGGGTGCTTTTTCTGGCGGAGGCGACTTAGCAGGCGGAAGGGGTCTCATCAAAATGCCACAGGGTAATATATTTAGCCCCAAGGCACCCACAATGAGCAAACACCCATCTAATCCATACAGTTCAATCAGTTCTCTCTGAAGTGCAGCATATATAAAAAGTCCAACACTTGAacctggaaaggaaaagagggccaCTCAGTCTTTATCATAATGACTCACATGAAGAGAGAGACTCAAGGTTAATCTTAGGATTCTCTTGTCATGTTGTCAGAGCAAGTTCAGCTGCCATTTTTATGGGAAATTCTTagtgttttgtgatttttttttaatgtggagaaGTGtatattcgttcattcatttgttcattcaataggcatttattaaacacctactatataccaggctggagatcaaaagaaaaaaaaaaggaatagttcCTGCTCTTAAGAAGCATACATTCTATTATTAAGTAATAATTCTATTTAGGAAGTAGGCAAGTAAATATGGTTCACATTTGTTTTGCTGCTTCCAATATCT is drawn from Dromiciops gliroides isolate mDroGli1 chromosome 2, mDroGli1.pri, whole genome shotgun sequence and contains these coding sequences:
- the SLC16A9 gene encoding monocarboxylate transporter 9; translated protein: MELQKPPDGGWGWVIVLASFFTQFLCYGSPASVGVLYIPWLEIFREGKGKTAWVGSLANGIGLIASPICSICVSSFGARAVTIFSAFLVAGGLMLSGFAPNLYFLFFSYGTIVGIGCGLLYTAAVTITCQYFDKRRGLALGLISTGSSVGLFIYAALQRELIELYGLDGCLLIVGALGLNILPCGILMRPLPPAKSPPPEKAPVESVSAKYSIYNEKEKTLEDNVNIFEKGYSEEKFVRPLAISDSKPESSFHEKELATVQTKETDAYKQKVVEQKYFCKQLAKRKWQLFQNYWKETGELFKNRVFTALFIAIFLLDVGGFPPLLLIEDVARTANVKEEEFIVPLVSIIGILTAVGKLILGVVADFKFINTVYLYTATLVLMSGTLFAIPFAKSYISFAILSGLIGFLTGNWSIFPYVTTKTVGIEKLTHAYGILMFFAGLGNSVGPPIVGSFYDWKQNYDLAFYFSGFCVLVGGLVLLLAALPWENMCHRDSAEPVPKRSVYQAASQA